In Oryza sativa Japonica Group chromosome 8, ASM3414082v1, the sequence GAAGGGGAGGGAGCCGAGCttgccggcgatggcggcggcgccgagaaACTGCTGGCCCTCGAAGGTGAGCATGGACCCGTCCTGGTACAGCGACACCAGCGCCGGCCGGTTCGTGTCGAACGTCCGGTAGTAGTGCTCCACGAACGCCTTCGCCACCGCGTCCGCGTCCATGGCGTCTCGCCTCTCTCGCTCGCCTAGGGTTTGGAAGCTTCTGGAAAGGAGGCGCTAGGGAGAAGAgaaaggaggaagacgagggcgTCGTGTGAAAGGGCAATTTCAAGGGGTGAGGGGTTCGCGTGGGACGGACGCTAACCCATTGGACAGAAGAATCCAGAAATTTTCATACTGGGCCGGATTTTTATGGGCCGTAACGCCCAACAAAAAGTTGAGGcgggaccaccaccaccagcggaATGATAGGTGGGCCCACAAACTGACAGGGAAACGACAGGGGCGGCCGCGCTTGAATGCTCTCGGAAACGGACGTTTTCTCTCGGGTCAAGACTGCCACGTGTCGACAAAATAAACCGTCGATTCCGCATCTGACGGCAGAGCGCCACTGCCAGCCTGGCTTGTCCGGTCTCTTTCACccccggcgaggaggcggcgagggcgacgtcGTCTCGTCCTCCTCCCCGTCTCCCCGAGTTGCCGAGCTCGTCTCGTCCATAGAAACGCAGCGAATTCTCGCCGgatttctcctcctcctccgtgttCCAATCTGCTCTGCTTTCTCGGCTCGTGCTGGATTACCAGTAGCAATCACTGTTTCGGCAGGTGGGGGGGATCGTCGGCGTACACCAATCCGCCGTggttggaggtggtggtggtgcagcaaTGGTGGAGGTGGGGGGAAGGGTGAGGGGGTTCGTGCGGAACAGGTGGCTGGTGTTCGTGGCGGCGATGTGGATGCAGTCGTTCGCCGGGGTGGGGTACCTGTTCGGGAGCATCTCGCCGGTGATCAAGGCCTCGCTGGGGTACAACCAGCGGGAGGTGGCGGGGCTCGGGGTCGCCAAGGACCTGGGCGACAGCGTCGGCTTCCTCGCCGGCACGCTCTCCGCCGTGCTCCCGCTCTGGGCCGCggtcctcgtcggcgccgcgcaGAACCTCTTCGGCTACGGCTGGGTCTGGCTCGCCGTCACCCACCGCGCCCCCGTGCCCCCGCTCTGGGCGGTCAGTCTCAgatcccttcccttccctttccGCTTCCACCTCTCATCTTCATTGCAGGCAGCCGCATGTGCTACAGTCTATCTCATGATCTACCACATGCTTGCTACTCATCTCTAGCATTTTTCTGCCTgcgacttctttttttttttttgttattgaaGCGTGCACGTTGGTTAGTGTGGaaattatgttgaaaattttacaGGCTTGTTTAACAATGTGTGTAGTGGACTAGTGGTTCGTCAGGTTTTAATTTACTTCTACTGGGTTTTGTACGGTTCAAGTTTCTAGGATTGGGATCTGCAAACTATTCATACCTCCTTGTTTGGGGATTGGAGATACTATTTGCAGTTGGACTCCAGTACAGTGTTCAATCATGGAGAAGAAACTTTGTTAGATGTTCAAACACTCTGAAAATGAAACGCTTTTGATCTAAAATACTGAATTTATATTCAGAAATCACTATCAGAATTTCATTGGCTCAAACAATTTTTTTCTCATGTTGTATGACATGTGTGAAGAATATTTCCAACATACGACCTGTTGAATACTTGAATATGTTTCCTTGTCTGTAGAAACAGTTAGTGGTTGCTTTCTTGCTTCCCATGTGCCTTTGATTATACCTTAATTTACATATCTCATGAGAACTTTTTATTTGAACAATATTCAGCCTAGAACTTCACCATCCCCAATCAGTATCTGTGAAGGATAGTAGAATACACCTGTCTGAATCACCTAAACTTTTGTGAATAATAAGTGAAATAGCATCGTGTGTTTGCAAGAGCAAGTTCCCAACACTTTCCTATCTTTTTCCgtgcgcatgcttttcaaactactaaacggtgcatttttcgcaaaaagtttctatataaaagttgtttaaaaaaatcatattgatccattttttttaaaaaaattaactaatacttaattaatcacgcgctaatggaccactccgttttccgtgtatGGGATATGGGTTTCCAACACCCACCTCCAAACACAGCCGGTAATATTTCGAAGCCTTAAATGTTAAATCTCCATATGCAGGTAATATTTCTGGTACATGTCTCTAATAGCTACTGCATTTTGAAAAATGTTGAAGTTTCTAAGATTAGAATCAGGAAGTAGTAACTTCCCATGCCAAATGTGGGAGGACTTAGTAGGCACAAGATTAGTGTCCTTGTCTAGATGGTATTGTTTTCTATATGTTTCAGGAAGACCATATTTTCCCTTTTCCCATTAGGCAAACATGGTCTGATTAACTTCTGAACTGAAATCTTGTTGATCTAAAAACAATGAATGTTTAGGGTACACTTCTATTACATATTCTCAACAAAAGATATACTTAAACTGAAAATTATGTTCACACTTCAGGAACCATTCTGAGTGCTCATTGTTTCAAAGAGTAGATTTATCGGGGAATTTGCAGTGTTGTACTCAGAATATGCAGGATTTTGATGTCTCACTATATTCAGTTCGAATAGTTGAAAATTTTAGATTttccgttgatttttttagctGTATGATGCATTAGAGTAATTAATAGCTTGTTGAAATGTTagtcaccactttttttttaaggaaatagATTTCACTTCACTACCTTCTGTTTCATTTGGTTTTAATTCATGCATTCAGCGTCTAATATCGATATTTTGGCGCCAAGATCTTTCTTGATCCAACTATGCATTTCAAGGTACACCCAATAGGGCTGGAATACAATTCCCTTTGCATGTGGAAAGACTAATACCACAATTACGTTAGtccattctttttcttttgaataAGAAGAAGGGCAAAAGCTTTTGCCTCTTATGTATTAATAGAGCAAGAAGGACATTTACAAAGATTTCTGCCAGTCTACAGACTAAACTGAGGCAAAGATGCTCTAGTCGAGTGCTAAATCGTAGCCTCTTCCACCATTGCTTTTGCTATTTCAGTTGGTGGCATTTGGAATCTCACACGATTGCCATATATGATATGAACAGATCTATATTTACCTTTCACATTCCTTCAATTTTATTCATGTTGATTCTTGTGCTGAAAGcctctcatctcatctctcaACAGATGTGCATTCTTATCTTTATTGGTACTAATGGTGAGACATACTTCAATACGGCTGCTCTCGTCTCATGTGTTCAGAACTTCCCCAAGAGCCGTGGACCGATTGTCGGTATCCTCAAGGGATTTGCTGGTTTGAGTGGTGCAATCCTAACGCAGATGTATGCGATGATACATTCACCTGATCATGCGGCATTGATCTTCATGGTTGCTGTTGGTCCAACAATGGTGGTTATTGCGCTAATGTTCATTGTCAGACCAGTTGGAGGACACAGGCAAGTGCGGCCTTCTGATGGTACAAGTTTCACGTTTGTATACAGTGTCTGCTTGCTTTTGGCTGCTTATCTGATGGGTGTGATGATACTGGGGGACCTTGTCGACTTGAGCCACACAGTGATGGTCTTGTTGACCATCATTCTAATCGTCCTCTTGATAGTTCCAATAGTCATCCCTGTGATACTCAGCTTCTTCTCAGATAACGATGAGAGTGCCTATGCATCACTGTTGCAATCACCAGGGAAAGAAGAAGCAAGTGCGTCAACACCATCTGAAGAGCAAACTGAGGTTATATTCAGTGAGGTGGAGGATGAAAAGCCAAAGGAAGTGGATCTACTTCCAGCCTCAGAGAGGCAGAAGAGGATAGCTGAATTGCAGACAAAGCTATTCCAGGCAGCTGCTGTTGGCGCTGTCAGGGTCAAGAGGAGAAAAGGTCCACGAAGAGGAGAGGATTTCACATTGATGCAGGCATTGATCAAGGCAGATTTTTGGCTACTATTCTTCTCCCTTCTGTTGGGATCAGGATCAGGTCTTACTGTGATAGATAATCTTGGGCAAATGAGCCAGTCATTGGGTTATGAGGATAGTCACATTTTTGTCTCGATGATTAGCATCTGGAACTTCCTTGGACGCATTGGTGGGGGCTACTTTTCAGAGCTTATTGTCAAGTAAGAAATCTACAGTAGCTGTTtactgaaattaaaaatatacttcctccgtttcatattataagactttatagcaatgcccatattcatatatatgttaatgaatctacacatatagattcattaacatatatatgaatgtgggcattgctagaaagttttataatatgaaacgggggGAGTATATCTTTGTGATCCATCTGATGATTAATATTATTTAGCGCATAAGGAGCAGCATCTAATGATTCGTATTGTTTGGTTCATACGGAAGTGAAAGTGAAACTATGGAATGACATCCAATTGCAAATTGCATAATGCAAGTATGAATGCTTTCGGCAGCACAAACATAGCGTTTGCTG encodes:
- the LOC4346138 gene encoding protein NUCLEAR FUSION DEFECTIVE 4; its protein translation is MVEVGGRVRGFVRNRWLVFVAAMWMQSFAGVGYLFGSISPVIKASLGYNQREVAGLGVAKDLGDSVGFLAGTLSAVLPLWAAVLVGAAQNLFGYGWVWLAVTHRAPVPPLWAMCILIFIGTNGETYFNTAALVSCVQNFPKSRGPIVGILKGFAGLSGAILTQMYAMIHSPDHAALIFMVAVGPTMVVIALMFIVRPVGGHRQVRPSDGTSFTFVYSVCLLLAAYLMGVMILGDLVDLSHTVMVLLTIILIVLLIVPIVIPVILSFFSDNDESAYASLLQSPGKEEASASTPSEEQTEVIFSEVEDEKPKEVDLLPASERQKRIAELQTKLFQAAAVGAVRVKRRKGPRRGEDFTLMQALIKADFWLLFFSLLLGSGSGLTVIDNLGQMSQSLGYEDSHIFVSMISIWNFLGRIGGGYFSELIVKDYAYPRAIALATAQVFMAFGHFSFAMAWPGAMYIGTLLVGLGYGAHWAIVPAAASELFGLKNFGALYNFLTVANPAGSLVFSGIIASGIYDSEAEKQAHQHHNSTLLAMPGRLLAMASDATQPLKCEGAICFFLSSLIMSGFCIVAAVLSLILIYRTKIVYANLYGNPRT